From the genome of Jaculus jaculus isolate mJacJac1 chromosome 17, mJacJac1.mat.Y.cur, whole genome shotgun sequence:
CAATATAGAGGGCAATGTGTATATAAtaaatccatttagccaaacagtagtagcttcctttTCTGAGGGCTTGTGAGTCTGCTCCCCAAAGAATGTCTTCAAAATTCAAGCCCTTTGAGCTGGACTAATGGcgtagtgcttaaggtgctttcctgtgaagcccaaggatccaggtgtgACCCCcaccagtacccgcataagccagatgtccaaagtagcacctgcttctggagtttgtttgcagtgaggtGCTTGGCCCTCACAtgccactctttctttttctctctctttcctctatttcCCTCTATTTATCCCTCACAAATAGATAAACATTAAAGAGATATTAgggcggaagagatggcttagcagttaaggacctacatttgattccccaggacccacggaaaccacatggacatggtggcgcatgtgtctggggttagtTTCCATTGGCTGGAagtccctagtatgcccattctttcactccttctttctccatgtctttctctagaagaaaatactttagaaattcaaatatttcaaaaatacttttattgaaaACATTCGTACGATTAGAAAACGTCaagtatttattataaataagCTACACATACTTATAAGTTATGATAAAAGGATCAGTTCAGGATAAACCACACTGCAGAGAGGATGGCAGCTATGAAACTTCATTGTTCACGCAGGACCACACATGTAGCTGATTTGCACTGTACAAAATGGTACCCCTGGAGCTCATGCTATGATGGAAATCCTCTTCTCAGACAAGAGGACAGGGTCAAAGGACATGTGACATCATGTGTAAGGAATAGCACTTGATAATGGGCTCATGAGCATGAAAGTCAGGAATCCCCATGTGCATGTCAGAGCACCGTGCAAGACCCCGGTGAGGAAACAATAtcagtttctctctttcccacctcTACTAAAGATTGCTTTCATTAGTTTttatcctaacttgaaaaaaacctCTCAAGAAGATGAAGTTGGTTACATTTGTGTATCATTTGTttattcaatatatatttatcttgATTGACAAGGTGCAGGAAAAGGTGTTAAggaaagcaaggagagagaaatattACACTGGCATTGGGGACATCCTAAATCCATAATTACAAACCAAAGGCAATACCAGATCGTGGGTTGGGGAGCACAGAGTGTTGTATGGGGAAGGGATGTAAAATAGGATAAACGGGTGAGAGGCTAAAGGTCAGTTTTAAGCAAGAATCGGGGCAAATCAGGAGACATTTGGTTTAAGGGGACACAGGCGGGAGGGAGAGTTGGGGCAGCAGGGGAATGGAAACCCACGTCTGTTTGTGTCAGAGTCTTTCCCAAAGGTGCTTGACTAAAGGTCCTTTTCCTTCAGCATCTTCACCTGCTGCTGAAGATGAAGTGTTCGTCATCGTCCAAAAGAGGAACAAAGGAGCGAAGAAACTGAAATCTCAGTCCATACTCAAGAGTCCTCAGCTGGGCGCTGTGTGGGAGAGCCGATGTGGCAGATCCGGGCGGAGCGAGTCCTCAGTGCACTGTGATGGGTCTCCAGTACCTCAGAGGGATGGAGGGGATGTGGGAGGCGGTCTTCCTTCCAGTCACTGCCCCAGCATTCTGCAAAACAGGAGGGTGACGAACAAGCTGTGGTCAGTATCTACACTGTGGAGCCAGCACCTCACCCAGCGGCCTTGAGCAGTCTCTTACCTGCAGAGCGGAAGGAATCTTGGCAAGATCAGAAAAGGCGCCTGCAGACCTTGGAGGGGGGACGCCGAGGCTTGGGCGCTTTCGGAGGATTCCGCTGGGGACTCTCAGGCGGGGATGGAGGCAGAGGATTCAGTGGTGagccagggaagggtctcagcaTGTGGACCATTTCATCCGTGGGCCCAGCAGTGTGCCTCTCTGGAGTAGGGCAGAGCGCAGGAGGGCAGGGCCCAGGGAAGAGGACGTCCCCACAATTGGCTGCAGCATCCATCCTGGGGATCCGTGGGTCGCCCCCCAACAAGCCTGGGTCTCCAGGGCGCATGTTGATGGTGTGCACAAGGCCCTCTGGGATGACGAAGAGCTCGTGGTCTGGGAGCAACACTTGCAGGGCGGAGGTGGGTGGGGGCTCCAGCAGCAGGTCGGTGCCCTCCCCTGGGACACTCACCAGGCAGCCTGTGGGCAGGATCATCAGGGACATAGATGTGGCGGGGGGTCCTGCCTGGAGTGGCAGACCGAGGGGCTGCCGGCGGACAGGCTCCCTGAGGTGTTGGCGCATGGCAGGGCCGGGACCTTCAGGCTGTGGTCTCCACCAGGGTCCAGGGTGAGCGGGCTCTTTTAGGTGTTGGTGCATGGCACGGTGATCTACTTGAGGCTGGACTCCCCACCATGGGTCAGGGTGAGCGGGCTCTTGCAAGTGTTGGTACATGGCACGGTGACCTACTTGAGGCTGGACTCCCCACCATGGGTCAGGGTGAGCGGGCTCTTGCAAGTGTTGGTGCATGGCACGGTGACCTACTTGAGGCTGGACTCCCCACCATGGGTCAGGGTGAGCGGGCTCTTGCAAGTGTTGGTACATGGCACGGTGACCTACTTGAGGCTGGACTCCCCACCAGGGGCCAGGGTGAGCAGGCTCTTGCAGGTGTTGGTGCATGGCACGGTGACCTACTTCAGGCTGGGCtccccaccagggctcagggccaGCAGGTTCTTCGAGGTGTGGGCGCATGGTATGGCGGCCAACTTCAGGCAGGACTCCCCAGAAGGGCTCAGGGTCAGCGGGCTGTTGCAGGCTTTGGCGCAAGGCAAGGTGGCCAACTTCTGGCTGGGCTCCCCAGAAGGGCTCAGGGTCAGCGGGCACTTGCAGGCGTTGGCGCAGGGCAGGGCCGGGTGGTGCAGGCTGTGGTCTCAGCCAGGGATGGGGGTCAGCGGGCTGTTCTAGGTGTTGGCGCATTGCAGGACCAGGAACTTCGCGCTGTGGTCTCAAGGTCTCAGGGTTTGCAGGCTCACTGAGGCGTTGGCGCTTGGCAGGGCCGGGTTCCATGGTGTCTTGTCTACCCCAAATATCGGGGTCACCACCAGGGCTGCGGGGTCGACTGCACTGCATGTCGAAGGCGATGGACAGCTGTGAGGTAGTGGCTAGCCTGGTTGGAACCGCAGAGCTCTCCTCCAGAGCGGCAGGGCCTGATGGTGAGGTCAACCTTTCTCAGCTTTCCAGCGAGAGGGATGCAGTGCTCCAGGGCTGGTTGACCTGTGAGTTGTGAGCAGATCTGAGCTGCTTATATACCCAAGGGAGCCAAGAAAGCTCCGCCCAAGGTGTGGTCGAGAGAGGAAGGGACACTGTGTGGCAAGGGGGGGGGGCGGACCCTAAGGGTGTGGTGGAGAACAGCTGTTGGATGCCCAGTTGTTCCTGattgcttttacttttggttacAAATTGTAAAGCATCAATCTAGATTGTCAATTTGATAGATTCACTGTTCACCAGGGAGACAAGTCCTTGGGCATGTCCGTGGGGAAGTTTCAAGGGCAGGTTATGTGAAAAGGGGAGGTCCAGCCAGGTTGTGGGCGACACTGCTCCTTGGGCCAGGCTCAGCACTGAATATAGAGGAGACCCCAGTTGAGCCACAGAATTCGGGTCAGCGCTTCCTGAGCGCGGAGTGAAGGCGGCAGCgtctttctgctcctgcagctctgcttCTGATGCCACCGTGCGCTGGGCCGCGACCTCAGCCAAAGCCAGTCCTTCCTCCTGTGTCCTTATGAGGCATCTGTCACAGGAACAGGCAAAATAACCAACGCGTGCGCAAAGCACGCACACTCAAACTTCATACAGGATTTCATcaactctttgtgtgtgtggaatACTTTTCAGAAGATTTTGCACGAGACTATGTTAAGGAGTTAATGTCATCACTTCCCACCACACCTGAGGCtgtgtacattttctttctttcatgataAGGAGACAAAATTGTGCTTTGGTGAATgtgcctccttcctttccttcccttctctcttttccttttcctctttctttctaacttcttttctcctttggatctgtagggttttatttttttattgtttacttttgaaGCAAGGTGTTTGTCTTGGCCaacgtggaactcactctgtaggctatgctggccttgaactctgtgatcctcttacctcagcctcggGAGTGTTGCGAACTTAATGGCTTGAACAGCTATTCCTTGCTGGAAAGAAGCTTTTCCAGCAGCACtgtgggctggagtggtggctctgGGGTTCAAGGCTCTTGTTTAAAGCCTGcctgcctaggtttgattccccagtcaccacgtaaaggcagatgtagAAGTGTTTTTTTCTCATAAACACGAGTGGAAGAAGACAACAACATAAATATCAAAGGAGCAAATAATTGAATTAATAAATGGGCAAATGAATGGCAAAGATACTCCTCAAAAGCAGTATAAATGGGTAGTACATGAAGAAGTAGAGGTGTCAAGGCAAACTAAAGTCCACTGAGATTTTTCAATTTACCCAACACAAAATAGCTttcctcaagaaaaaaaacagaggaaagtcatgcatggtggcacacaccttttatcccagcactcaggagacagaggttagaggatcaccatgagttcaaggacaccctaagaccacatagtaaattccaggtcatctgaactacagtgagaacctgccttgcaaaacaacaacaacaccaaaaaaacaaaaacaaaaataaggaggTGACAGTCACCTAAATATTATGGGAAAAGCCATAAGAAAACCTGCTACATtgtaaactaattttaaaaaattagaccacataactggagagatggctcattggttaagttgcttgcttctgaagcccaaggacccatgttctactttctagggcccttgtaagccagatgcttaaggtgatatatgtgcataaattcgcacatacacacaaggtagtgatacatctggagtttgattgcagtgcttgtagaccctggcatgcaaattctctctctctttctttctctctttcacacacacacacacacacacacacacacaaacatttttagAAAGATTAGTCTGTTGGGTTGGCTTTAAAAAacatgtagctgggcgtggtagcacacgcctttaatcccagcacttgggaggcaaaagtaggaggactgccatgagttcgaggcaaccctgagactacatagtgaattccaggtcagcctgatctagagccagaccatgcctcaaatacaaaaaaaaaaaaaaaaaaaaaagtgacttcaggcatggtggtggaagcctttaatccttgcactcatgagtcagaggtaggaggactgatgtgacttgaggccagtctgagacaatgtacgaattcaagggcagcctgggctagcccaagatgctacctcaagaaagaaaaagaaagccagaagtgaaggcaaatgcctttaatcccagcactcagaaggcagaggtaggaggatcaggatgaGTTCAAAGAAA
Proteins encoded in this window:
- the LOC105944417 gene encoding proline-rich protein 23A-like: MHQHLKEPAHPGPWWRPQPEGPGPAMRQHLREPVRRQPLGLPLQAGPPATSMSLMILPTGCLVSVPGEGTDLLLEPPPTSALQVLLPDHELFVIPEGLVHTINMRPGDPGLLGGDPRIPRMDAAANCGDVLFPGPCPPALCPTPERHTAGPTDEMVHMLRPFPGSPLNPLPPSPPESPQRNPPKAPKPRRPPSKVCRRLF